GTGGTCGATGATGCTTGGCATGGAGGCCCCGCGCCGGGCCCGCATCGCGATTCATCTGTTGCTGATAGCGATCCTGGCGCAGGTCGCGCTGGGGATATCCACGCTGCTGCTGCAGGTCCCGATCCCGCTTGCATCCGCCCATCAGGCAGGGGCGCTGTCGCTGCTGGCCATCACGCTATTCAGCGCCCACCAGCTACGCGGGTCGACGTGACGAAGGGATCCGAACCGGCGACCGGCGGTCCCCAACCGGGCGCGAATCCGCGGGTGTCGACAAGGTTACATGGCGGGCATGCGCAGCCCGCCGTCGAGACGGATCGCTTCACCGTTCAACATCGGGTTCTCATAGATGGCGAGCGCCAGCGAGGCGAATTCATCGGGATCGCCCAGGCGCGACGGGAAGGGGACGGACTGGATGAGATGCTCGCGGGCGGGTTCGGACAGGCTGTCCATTGACGGTGTGTGAAAGACACCCGGTGCGATCGCCATGACACGAATGCCGAAGCGCGCGAACTCCCTGGCCATCGGCAGCGTCATGCTGACTATCCCGCCCTTGGACGCGGCGTAGGCGGTCTGACCGACCTGTCCCTCCCAGGCGGCGATCGAGGCGGTGTTGACGATCACCCCTCGCTCGCCGTTGTCGTCCGCACCGTTGAGCTGCATCGACCAGGCGGCGGCACGGCACACGTTGAAGGTCCCGACCAGATTGACTTCGATGACCCGGCGGAAGTCCTCTGTACGGTAGAGACGGTGGCGGCCGATGACGCGGGTCCCGTCCATCACGCCCGCGCAGTTCACGGTCAGCGAGATGTGTCCCAGCGCATCGGCGGCTGACCGTATGGACGCGTCGACCGCTGCAGGGTCGGTTACATCGGTGGGCAGGAAATGCGCATGCTGGCTGAACTCCTCGGCCAGGGCCTTCCAGCCAGCTTCGTTCACGTCCATGACCGCGACCTGACCGCCGGACTTGAGGATGCGGCGCGTGACCGCCAGTCCTAGGCCCGATACGCCACCGGTGACGACGGCCCTCAACCCGTCGAGTCGCATGGACTCGTTTCCTTCGCGCGCATTGCGCGTGCCGCTCTTCTGCCTGCAGCCCGGTCGGGCAATGCGCAGATGCCGTTTCCGATCCCGGCCGGCGCCCCCGGATCGACGCCGGTCTCGATGTCCATGCCTTGCAACACGTTAACGAGTTCCTCGGTTGTGACGTTGCCCCCCTGCTCCCGGAGCATAGGAGCAACCCCCCAGTCCTGCAACCGAGGCATCCGCTGTACGAACGCCCAGTCCAAGGGCGACGGGTCTATTCGCCGGCGGGTCCGATGTCCCCGGTCTCGTTGTCACCGGTTCGGAAGCAGGCCGCAGGGGAATCAGCTTGATCGTCCCGGGGGGACTGCCATAATAAAATAGATCCGACTGTGCCGAAGGGGCGCAGTTGCGTCGATTTTCCCGCTGGGCCCAACCAGCCCGGCATTCACGTCACCGGTGTTCGCGCCGGGGGACCGCAGGAAGGGGGAGACATCGTGTTCCAGAGATTTTGTGGCTTGATCGCCCTGATCCTGCTGGCGCTCGCCGGCGTGACGGCTGCCAAACAGGACGAATCCGGGGATATCGACCCGCCGATGGCCGCGCGCTTTCCGGAATCGGTATTGATCGATCATGCGCGGAATGATCACGGGGAATACCGATTCGTGACCGAAGTGAGCGACACCGGTGGCGAGATCGGCGGCCGGGTCGTCCGGGGCGAAGTCACGCGCTACCTGTACCGCCAGCCCGAGGCGACGCCGATCTTCCTGATCCATGGCCACTACCGGAAGGCGTTGAAGGACGCCGGGGCGGAGGTGGTTTTTCACTGCTCGAACGAGGCCTGCGGACCGGCCGAACTGGCCGAGAAATGGCGCCGTGTCACGGGTCTTCGTTCGAAAAGCGGCGACGACTGCGAATACATCGCCGCCAGACTCGAAGGCGAACATACCCGGTCCTGGATTGCGCTGATGATCGGCTCGGAGCTGACCGAGATCGACGTGATCGAGCAAGCAAAAGACAAGCCCCAGGAATCGAAATCCGCGGCACCGCCTGCCGCCGCGAACTGAGCGGCCCGCGGGTGGCTACCCGTTACAGGTCCAGCGGCACGTCGATCTCCCGGGTGGTGTCGTCGCAGGTGACGCGGAACGACAGCAGCCAGCGGCCCGGCATGTGGAGCTTGATCCCGTCGATCCGGAATTCATGCGGCCCAACGGGCGTCGAGCGGGGAAGCGTGTTCATCCCGTGGCCATGTCCGGGCATGGCGGCGTCGAAGTCCAGCGACATTGCGCTGCATTCGTCCGGGGCCGTTTCCACCAGGACCCGGATGCTGGTCAGCTGGTTCGTCATAAAGACGGTTTGCGCTTCGGGCGGTACCGACGTGACCCTCACCGAAACCTCGCCGTCCGACGATTGCCAGGGCCCGGACTCGGCGCAGTGCAAGGTGCCCGACAGCAGCAGAAGGCCAAGTAGCGGTGGCAGCGTTCCGTTCATGAATCGTCATCCATTGGTCTGGTTTTCCGGCGCAGGGATGGAGATGACCCTGCGGTCACCACCGAT
Above is a genomic segment from Gammaproteobacteria bacterium containing:
- a CDS encoding SDR family NAD(P)-dependent oxidoreductase, translated to MRLDGLRAVVTGGVSGLGLAVTRRILKSGGQVAVMDVNEAGWKALAEEFSQHAHFLPTDVTDPAAVDASIRSAADALGHISLTVNCAGVMDGTRVIGRHRLYRTEDFRRVIEVNLVGTFNVCRAAAWSMQLNGADDNGERGVIVNTASIAAWEGQVGQTAYAASKGGIVSMTLPMAREFARFGIRVMAIAPGVFHTPSMDSLSEPAREHLIQSVPFPSRLGDPDEFASLALAIYENPMLNGEAIRLDGGLRMPAM
- a CDS encoding DUF4892 domain-containing protein; translation: MFQRFCGLIALILLALAGVTAAKQDESGDIDPPMAARFPESVLIDHARNDHGEYRFVTEVSDTGGEIGGRVVRGEVTRYLYRQPEATPIFLIHGHYRKALKDAGAEVVFHCSNEACGPAELAEKWRRVTGLRSKSGDDCEYIAARLEGEHTRSWIALMIGSELTEIDVIEQAKDKPQESKSAAPPAAAN